A genomic stretch from Streptomyces sp. QL37 includes:
- a CDS encoding TerD family protein: protein MTAMTHAMLKGSNVPLDAMAVRAVLRWTPGAGVPDVDASALLIGPSGQVRSDEDFVFYNQPRHPSGFVRRLPKRSAPEGLTDTIEADLSSLDPSVDQVVIAASCDEEAFERVTDLRISLYDAASADGEPLAVFDVRAETGEETAIICGELYRRGDGWKFRAVGQGYPTGLVGLATAFGISVDEAEAASEPGPAAVPSAPDASAPEATAPSPDSQATVQHQQPAYGYPQPSVAPQPAYGYPQQPTAAPQPAYGYPQPAPAQPAYGYPQPAPAAAHAADPNFVLPPQGPQFLRS, encoded by the coding sequence CCTCTCGACGCCATGGCCGTACGGGCCGTGCTGCGATGGACCCCGGGCGCCGGGGTCCCGGATGTGGACGCCTCCGCCCTGCTGATCGGCCCCTCGGGGCAGGTGCGTTCGGACGAGGACTTCGTCTTCTACAACCAGCCACGGCACCCCTCGGGCTTCGTGCGGCGGCTGCCCAAGCGCAGCGCCCCCGAAGGACTCACGGACACCATCGAGGCGGACCTGTCCTCGCTCGACCCCTCGGTGGACCAGGTGGTCATCGCCGCGTCCTGTGACGAAGAGGCGTTCGAGCGCGTGACGGACCTGCGGATATCTCTGTACGACGCGGCGTCCGCCGACGGGGAGCCGCTCGCGGTGTTCGACGTGCGTGCGGAGACCGGCGAGGAGACCGCCATCATCTGCGGCGAGCTCTACCGCCGCGGCGACGGCTGGAAGTTCCGGGCGGTGGGGCAGGGATACCCGACGGGCCTCGTCGGGCTGGCCACCGCCTTCGGCATCTCGGTGGACGAGGCGGAGGCCGCCTCCGAGCCCGGCCCGGCGGCCGTGCCCAGCGCTCCGGACGCGTCCGCCCCGGAGGCCACCGCGCCCTCGCCCGACTCCCAGGCCACGGTCCAGCACCAGCAGCCCGCGTACGGCTACCCCCAGCCGTCCGTGGCACCCCAGCCCGCCTACGGCTACCCGCAGCAGCCCACCGCGGCCCCTCAGCCCGCCTACGGCTACCCACAGCCCGCCCCGGCGCAGCCGGCGTACGGCTACCCGCAGCCCGCCCCGGCCGCGGCGCACGCCGCGGACCCGAATTTCGTGCTCCCTCCGCAGGGTCCGCAGTTCCTCCGGTCGTGA
- a CDS encoding Tellurium resistance produces MAFWDGLFPRRAAQFESGNSATNSIVLSKRNATVSLNKQGALSGNLRVNLSWRMRTSDFGGRSRQSGRLLRPLKLFQPDVVQAHTQGMVNVDLDLGCMYELADGTKGVVQPLGNLIGDLNAAPYIRLSGDDRFGAPSGETVYVNLDKRDEIKRLLFFVYIYDQTPAFDRTHAKVTLYPGNGPRIEIELDERAPQARSCAVFTVENVKGELIVRREVKFVYGFQSELDRMYGFGMQWGRGYKTRA; encoded by the coding sequence ATGGCCTTCTGGGACGGCCTGTTTCCGCGGCGGGCCGCGCAGTTCGAGTCGGGTAACTCCGCGACGAACTCGATCGTGCTCTCCAAGCGCAACGCCACGGTCTCGCTGAACAAGCAGGGCGCCCTGTCGGGCAACCTGCGCGTCAACCTGTCGTGGCGGATGCGTACGTCGGACTTCGGCGGAAGGTCGCGGCAGAGCGGCCGGCTGCTGCGTCCGCTGAAGCTCTTCCAGCCCGACGTGGTCCAGGCGCACACCCAGGGCATGGTCAACGTGGACCTGGACCTGGGCTGCATGTACGAACTGGCGGACGGCACCAAGGGCGTCGTGCAGCCCCTGGGCAACCTCATCGGCGACCTGAACGCGGCGCCGTACATCAGGCTCAGCGGCGACGACCGCTTCGGGGCGCCGTCGGGCGAGACCGTCTACGTGAACCTCGACAAGCGCGACGAGATCAAGCGCCTGCTCTTCTTCGTGTACATCTACGACCAGACCCCGGCCTTCGACCGTACGCACGCCAAGGTGACGCTCTATCCGGGCAACGGCCCGCGCATCGAGATCGAGCTGGACGAACGGGCCCCGCAGGCCCGCTCCTGCGCGGTGTTCACGGTGGAGAACGTCAAGGGCGAGCTGATCGTGCGCCGCGAGGTGAAGTTCGTGTACGGCTTCCAGTCGGAGCTGGACCGGATGTACGGCTTCGGCATGCAGTGGGGACGCGGCTACAAGACGCGGGCCTGA